Proteins co-encoded in one Kribbella solani genomic window:
- a CDS encoding ABC transporter permease: MSDTTPDAVPAAAPAVRQIEAPAERTRRLRVGGLMVVFALLGLGLAIFTKSGKATFQLVSGDFENNLLGLPAQAVGLILGILGVGAAVAYVLRRVPQRYSGWLAAALGICFIGAFLCWAAAGKTFPLANQFQGTLNFATPLILGALAGVMCERAGVINIAIEGQFLVGAFTAAIVSSTTGSAAAALIAAAVSGVAMAALLAVFSIKYLVNQVVLGVVLVVFATGITGFLFDQFMQPKADQLNTPAVLSAIKIPGLGDIPFIGPILFRQTILVYLMYLAVVVVTFVLFQTRWGLRIRAVGEHPKAADTVGIKVKRIRYSAVLAAGILAGLGGAFFTVGYAGSFSKEMTAGNGFIALAALIMGRWHPIGATVAALFFGFATQLQSQLQIINTPIPGQLLLMAPYLATIIAVAGLVGRVRAPKADGEPYVTE, translated from the coding sequence ATGAGCGACACGACTCCGGACGCGGTGCCGGCGGCGGCACCGGCCGTGCGCCAGATCGAGGCGCCGGCGGAGCGGACCCGGCGGTTGCGGGTCGGCGGTCTGATGGTGGTGTTCGCGCTGCTCGGTCTCGGGCTGGCGATCTTCACCAAGAGCGGCAAGGCGACGTTCCAGCTGGTGTCGGGGGACTTCGAGAACAACCTGCTCGGTCTGCCCGCGCAGGCGGTCGGCCTGATCCTGGGCATCCTCGGCGTCGGCGCGGCGGTCGCGTACGTACTCCGCCGGGTGCCGCAGCGGTACTCCGGCTGGCTCGCCGCCGCGCTCGGGATCTGTTTCATCGGCGCGTTCCTGTGCTGGGCGGCGGCCGGCAAGACCTTCCCGCTGGCCAACCAGTTCCAGGGCACGCTGAACTTCGCCACCCCGCTGATCCTCGGCGCGCTGGCCGGGGTGATGTGTGAGCGGGCCGGCGTGATCAACATCGCGATCGAGGGCCAGTTCCTGGTCGGCGCGTTCACCGCGGCGATCGTGTCGAGTACGACCGGCAGCGCCGCGGCGGCACTGATCGCCGCCGCCGTCAGCGGGGTGGCGATGGCCGCGCTGCTGGCGGTGTTCTCGATCAAGTACCTGGTCAACCAGGTCGTCCTCGGGGTCGTGCTGGTGGTGTTCGCGACCGGTATCACCGGCTTCCTGTTCGACCAGTTCATGCAGCCGAAGGCGGATCAGCTGAACACGCCGGCCGTGCTGTCGGCGATCAAGATCCCGGGCCTGGGCGACATCCCGTTCATCGGGCCGATCCTGTTCCGCCAGACGATCCTGGTGTACCTGATGTACCTGGCGGTCGTGGTGGTCACGTTCGTGCTCTTCCAGACCCGCTGGGGCCTGCGGATCCGCGCGGTCGGCGAGCACCCGAAGGCGGCCGACACGGTCGGCATCAAGGTCAAGCGGATCCGGTACTCGGCGGTGCTCGCGGCCGGCATCCTGGCCGGCCTGGGCGGCGCGTTCTTCACCGTCGGGTACGCCGGATCGTTCAGCAAGGAAATGACCGCGGGCAACGGGTTCATCGCGCTGGCGGCGCTGATCATGGGCCGCTGGCACCCGATCGGCGCGACCGTCGCGGCGCTGTTCTTCGGCTTCGCGACCCAGCTGCAGTCCCAGCTGCAGATCATCAACACCCCGATCCCGGGCCAGTTGTTGCTGATGGCACCGTACCTGGCGACCATCATCGCGGTGGCCGGTCTGGTCGGCCGGGTCAGAGCTCCAAAGGCCGATGGTGAGCCCTACGTCACCGAATGA
- a CDS encoding ABC transporter permease, whose translation MTPEENNTDIPAEPAPAPAPAPAPATEPRRSGLPTWAVQGLVSLSAVVLALVVGAILIIVGDDKVQTTVGYFGAAPMDTVSAALSAVGEAYKSLAAGALGGWTPISESLTQATPLICGGLAVSLAFRTGLFNIGAQGQLIMGAVLAAYVGFAWHLPPVLHLVLAIVAGLVGGAIWGGVVGLLKARTGAHEVIVTIMLNYVAIYLLQWLLTTTTFQRPGRTDPISPIVDANAQFPKFGSTRLHLGFVLALLAAVFVWWLLNKSTIGFELRAVGANADASRTAGMSVGRAYVIAMVVAGALAGLAGVQQVLGTDLPLTDGVAASVGFDAITVALLGRGTPLGTVLAGLLFGALNAGGLQMQLITQTPLTLTTVLQAVIVLFVAAPALVRSIFRFLPKERGAGAVLAKGWNG comes from the coding sequence ATGACGCCCGAAGAGAACAACACGGACATTCCCGCCGAGCCGGCGCCGGCCCCAGCTCCGGCGCCAGCTCCGGCCACGGAGCCGCGGCGGTCCGGGCTGCCCACCTGGGCGGTCCAGGGCCTGGTGTCGCTGAGCGCGGTCGTGCTGGCGCTGGTGGTCGGGGCGATCCTGATCATCGTCGGCGACGACAAGGTGCAGACCACGGTCGGGTACTTCGGTGCCGCGCCGATGGACACGGTGTCGGCGGCGCTGAGCGCGGTCGGCGAGGCGTACAAGTCGCTCGCGGCCGGCGCGCTCGGCGGCTGGACGCCGATCAGTGAGTCGCTGACCCAGGCCACGCCGCTGATCTGCGGCGGCCTGGCGGTGTCGCTGGCGTTCCGGACCGGGCTGTTCAACATCGGCGCGCAGGGTCAGCTGATCATGGGCGCGGTGCTCGCGGCGTACGTCGGTTTCGCCTGGCACCTCCCGCCGGTACTGCACCTCGTCCTCGCGATCGTCGCCGGTCTGGTCGGCGGCGCGATCTGGGGCGGCGTGGTCGGCCTGCTCAAGGCGCGGACGGGCGCGCACGAGGTGATCGTGACGATCATGCTGAACTACGTCGCGATCTACCTGTTGCAGTGGTTGCTGACGACAACGACCTTCCAGCGGCCGGGCCGGACCGACCCGATCTCGCCGATCGTCGACGCGAACGCCCAGTTCCCGAAGTTCGGCAGCACCCGGTTGCACCTCGGGTTCGTCCTCGCGCTGCTGGCCGCCGTGTTCGTCTGGTGGTTGCTGAACAAGTCCACGATCGGCTTCGAGCTGCGCGCGGTCGGCGCGAACGCGGACGCGTCTCGTACGGCCGGGATGTCGGTCGGTCGCGCGTACGTGATCGCGATGGTGGTTGCGGGGGCATTGGCCGGTTTGGCCGGTGTCCAACAAGTGCTCGGAACTGATCTACCGCTGACCGATGGGGTCGCGGCGTCGGTCGGGTTCGATGCGATCACGGTGGCATTGCTCGGCCGCGGTACGCCGCTCGGGACCGTACTTGCCGGGTTGCTGTTCGGCGCGCTGAACGCGGGCGGTCTGCAGATGCAGCTGATCACGCAGACGCCGCTGACCCTGACCACTGTTCTGCAGGCCGTGATCGTGCTGTTCGTCGCGGCTCCGGCACTGGTGCGCTCGATCTTCCGCTTCCTCCCGAAGGAACGCGGCGCCGGCGCCGTCCTCGCGAAGGGTTGGAACGGATGA
- a CDS encoding ABC transporter ATP-binding protein codes for MHLELSGLTKSFGSLVANDHIDLVIEPGEIHCLLGENGAGKSTLMNMLYGLLQPDEGEILIDGEKVKITSPSDAIRHRIGMVHQHFMLVPVFTVAENIMLGRENTHPGGVLDRKKAHALVSELSDRYGLQVDPEALVEDLPVGVQQRVEIIKALTNDASVLILDEPTAVLTPAEIDELIGVMRQLKESGTSIVFITHKLKEVKAIADKITVIRRGQVVGNAEPSASEEELAELMVGRAVDLVVDKRPAEPKDAVLRVEGLTVIDERGFTAVDDVDLEVRAGEILAVAGVQGNGQTELAEALLGLTPVAAGTITLDGEDLTTRNTRHRLDAGIGYVPEDRGHDGFVGSFSVAENLVLNLFRQAPFGDGLSLRTDEIEKNATARVREFDIRTQGIDLPVSSLSGGNQQKVVLARELSRPLKLLVASQPTRGVDVGSIEFLHTRIVEERDNGTAVLIVSTELDEIAALADRVAVMYRGKVVGVVPADTPRDELGLMMAGASKSEAHDEAIEHPTTLGTI; via the coding sequence ATGCACCTCGAGCTGTCCGGGCTGACCAAGAGCTTCGGCTCGCTGGTCGCCAACGATCACATCGACCTGGTCATCGAGCCGGGTGAGATCCACTGCCTGCTCGGTGAGAACGGCGCCGGCAAGAGCACGCTGATGAACATGCTGTACGGGTTGCTGCAGCCCGACGAGGGCGAGATCCTGATCGACGGCGAGAAGGTGAAGATCACTTCGCCGAGTGACGCGATCAGGCACCGGATCGGCATGGTGCACCAGCACTTCATGCTGGTCCCGGTGTTCACGGTCGCCGAGAACATCATGCTCGGCCGGGAGAACACCCACCCCGGCGGCGTACTGGACCGGAAGAAAGCGCACGCCCTGGTCAGCGAGCTGTCCGACCGGTACGGCCTGCAGGTCGACCCGGAGGCACTGGTCGAGGACCTTCCGGTCGGCGTCCAGCAGCGGGTCGAGATCATCAAGGCGCTCACCAACGACGCCAGCGTACTGATCCTGGACGAGCCGACCGCGGTCCTCACCCCGGCCGAGATCGACGAGCTGATCGGGGTCATGCGGCAGCTCAAGGAGAGCGGTACGTCGATCGTCTTCATCACCCACAAGCTCAAAGAGGTGAAGGCGATCGCGGACAAGATCACCGTGATCCGCCGCGGCCAGGTGGTCGGCAACGCCGAGCCGTCGGCGTCCGAGGAGGAGCTGGCCGAGCTGATGGTCGGCCGCGCGGTCGATCTGGTCGTGGACAAGCGACCGGCCGAGCCGAAGGACGCGGTGCTGCGGGTCGAGGGGCTGACCGTGATCGACGAGCGTGGTTTCACCGCGGTCGACGACGTGGACCTCGAGGTACGCGCCGGTGAGATCCTGGCGGTCGCCGGGGTGCAGGGCAACGGCCAGACCGAGCTCGCCGAGGCGCTGCTCGGGCTGACGCCGGTCGCGGCGGGCACGATCACCCTCGACGGCGAGGACCTCACCACGCGGAACACCCGGCACCGGCTCGACGCCGGCATCGGGTACGTGCCCGAGGACCGTGGGCACGACGGGTTCGTCGGCTCGTTCTCGGTCGCGGAGAACCTGGTCCTCAACCTGTTCCGCCAGGCGCCGTTCGGCGACGGGCTGTCGCTGCGGACGGACGAGATCGAGAAGAACGCGACCGCCCGGGTGCGGGAGTTCGACATCCGTACGCAGGGCATCGACCTCCCGGTGTCGTCGCTGTCCGGCGGCAACCAGCAGAAGGTCGTGCTGGCCCGGGAGTTGTCCCGGCCGCTGAAGCTGCTGGTCGCCTCGCAGCCGACCCGCGGCGTGGACGTGGGCTCGATCGAGTTCCTGCACACGCGGATCGTCGAGGAACGCGACAACGGTACGGCGGTGCTGATCGTGTCCACCGAGCTGGACGAGATCGCCGCGCTGGCGGACCGGGTCGCGGTGATGTACCGCGGCAAGGTGGTCGGCGTCGTACCGGCCGACACCCCCCGCGACGAGCTCGGCCTGATGATGGCCGGCGCGTCCAAGTCCGAGGCGCACGACGAGGCGATCGAGCACCCGACCACGTTGGGAACCATCTAG